A stretch of Arachis hypogaea cultivar Tifrunner chromosome 15, arahy.Tifrunner.gnm2.J5K5, whole genome shotgun sequence DNA encodes these proteins:
- the LOC112748197 gene encoding uncharacterized protein, with protein MDLYDGTSDPSHHLSNFRSRIYLADAFDATRCKAFPTTLTKTAMKWFDGLPPRSVTSFDDLARNFFTKFSVQKDKMKHAPSLLGVKQKVRETLRDYMERFNKACLEIQNLPTEVIIMGLVNGLKEGPFSQSISKKYPTSLNEIQERAKKYINIEENSRLREPPLRSNLPYYPSQDKEREPKKKEEQSVEKPRKYHNYTPLRVSLVDVYREICHMEKLPPPHSIKHKKAGSRTKYCEYHKLYGHPTNECYDLKNVIKKLAREGRLDRYLADRSDDPRKRIRDEEGGRPYCPPHTPE; from the coding sequence ATGGATCTCTATGACGGAACGTCCGATCCAAGCcaccatctcagtaatttcagaagccgAATATACTTGGCCGACGCCTTCGACGCCACTCGTTGCAAGGCCTTTCCGACTACTCTAACCAAGACCGCAATGAAATGGTTTGACGGCCTGCCCCCCAGGTCAGTCACTagctttgacgacctggccagaaatttttttaccaaattctCCGTCCAGAAAGACAAAATGAAGCACGCCCCGAGCCTACTAGGAGTAAAGCAAAAGGTCAGGGAGACCCTTCGcgactacatggaaagattcaacaaagcttgCTTGGAAATTCAGAATCTACCAACTGAAGTTATAATTATGGGTCTGGTCAATGGCCTCAAAGAAGGACCATTCTCTCAATCCATATCCAAAAAATACCCGACTTCTTTGAACGAGATCCAAGAAAGGgcaaaaaaatatatcaacattgAAGAAAACTCTCGACTTAGAGAACCTCCCCTTCGATCCAACCTACCCTACTATCCAAGCCAGGACAAAGAAAGGGagcccaagaagaaagaagagcaaAGTGTGGAAAAGCCtcgaaagtaccacaactacacccctctaaGGGTTTCCCTAGTCGATGTCTATAGGGAGATATGCCACATGGAGAAGCTTCCGCCTCCCCATTCGATTAAACATAAGAAAGCTGGAAGTCGGACTAAATATTGTGAGTATCACAAGCTATACGGGCACCCCACTAATGAATGCTATGATCTCAAGAATGTCATCAAAAAGTTGGCCAGGGAAGGCCGACTTGATAGATACCTGGCAGACAGGTCGGACGACCCGAGGAAGAGAATAAGGGATGAAGAAGGAGGACGACCATATTGCCCTCCTCACACCCCTGAatga